Within the Nocardioides humi genome, the region GGCCTCGCCGAGCCCGCGAGCGCCGCGCCCAAGCCGGCCAAGGTGAAGGGCGTCAAGCTCAAGAAGCCGACCGTCACCGGCGCGACCGCCTCCTTCAAGGTCAAGTGGAAGCGGGCGGCCCGCGCCACGACGTACAAGGTGAAGTGGAAGGTCCCGGGCGGCAAGCCCAAGAAGACCAAGACCCGCAAGACCTCCCACGTCATCGGCGGGCTGGCCCAGGGCGCGAACTACTGCGTGAAGGTGCGGGCGCTCAACGGCAAGCGGAAGGGCAAGTGGTCCAAGCAGATCTGCCGTACGACGCCGCGGCTCGACCCGGTGCAGCCGGTGTGGGTCGACCAGCAGCAGGTCCAGGGCGCGTCCGTCGCGGTCAACTTCCGCTGGAACGAGGTCGCCGGCGCGACGTCGTACGAGCTGGCCTACGTTCCGGGCGAGAAGGACATCCAGAAGCACAAGAAGAAGAAGGTCGTCACGGTCGGCGCGACCGGCACCGGCACGGTGAGCGTGCCGGTCGGCGGTCTCGATCCGAGCCAGACCTACTGCTTCCAGGTACGACCGTCCGGCCCGAAGGGCACGGGCGCGTGGGGCGTGGCCGGCTGCAAGTACACGACCCCGACGACCCGCGCCGCCGGCGGACCGCTGCAGGTCAACATGATGACCTGGAACATGTGCACCGCCGTCTGCACCGGCGTCCACGACTGGTCGCTGCGCAAGGCCGACGCGATCGCGCGGATCGGCCAGATCGCTCCCGACGCCGTGGCCACCCAGGAGTCGGGCCAGGCGATCGACGACTTCGACGCCATGCCCGACTACGACATGGCGTGCAAGGTCGGCGACGGAGCGCCCAACCAGCCCGGCCTCCCCGCCGGCGCGAAGAACCAGGGCCTGCTGATCAACAACGCCAAGTTCACCGTGATCGCCGGGACGGCGAACGGCTACCGCTTCCTGCCCGACACCCACGGCGGCTGCTGGGTCCGGGTCAAGGACAACGCGACCGACCGGGAGCTGATCCTCGCCAGCGTGCACCTGATCCAGCCCGCCGCCGGCTCGGACCAGCTCCGGCTCAACCAGATGGCGGCCTTCTGGAGCGCGATCCAGGCCGACCCGAGCACGACGGGTCTCCCGATCGTGCTGGCGGGCGACTACAACTCCGAGCGCAACCGGGCCCTCGACGGCCCCCGACAGCACCTGAACTTCTTCGGCTTCGACGACGCCTTCGACGTCGCCGAGCAGTACGCCTCCCTGCCGTACGTCAACTCGTTCAACAACTGGACCTACCCCGGGCCGATCTCCCTGCGCTGGGGAGCGCACGTCGACCGGGTCTTCGTCCCGCCGGGCGCGCGGGTGACGAGCTGGCGGATGGAGCAGCCGTTCGCCAACGGGCCCGGCACCCGCCAGCTCTCCGACCACTCCCCCGTCCGGGTCACCGTCGAGATCCCGTGAGCCCTGTGCCCCACGCGAATTCGTCGCGAATCCCCCGGTGTCGCGACAGATCCGCGTGGGGCGCGCTCACTCCACGGTGACGGACTTCGCGAGGTTGCGGGGCTTGTCGATGTCGTGGCCGAGCTCCTGGGCGGCGTGGTAGGCGAGCACCTGGAGCGGGACGGTCATCAGGATCGGGTCCAGCTCGCGCTCGTTGCGGGGTACGTCGATCCGGCCGGCCAGGGTGCCGTCGAGGTCGCCGAGGGCGACGCCCTCGTGGGTGACGACGACGAGCGGGCCGCCGCGGGCGGCGATCTCGTGGAGGGCGGCGACATTGCGCTCGACCAGCTCGTCGTCGGGGACGATCGCGACGGTGGGCACGTCCGGGGAGATGAGCGCGAGCGGGCCGTGCTTGAGCTCGCTGGTCTGGTAGGCCTCGGCGTGCCGGTAGCTGACCTCCTTGAACTTCTGCGCCCCCTCGCGGGCGACCGGGAAGCCGCGGACCCGGCCGATGAAGAACAGGCTCTCGGCCTCGGCGAGCCGCTTCGCGACGACGGCGAGCTCGGCCTCGGTGGCCAGCACCTGCTCGATCTGCTCGGGGATCCGGGTGAGGCCGGCGATGAGCCGCTTGCCGTCGGCGATGGACAGGTCGCGGACCCGGCCCAGCTGGACCGCGAGCATCGCGAACGCCAGGTACATATTGGTCAGCGCCTTGGTCGAGGCGACCGCGACCTCGGGCCCGGCGTGGAGGTAGATGCCGCCGTCGACCTGGCGCGCGATCGCGGAGCCGACCACGTTGACCAGGCCGATCACCCGCCCGCCCTTGCGCTGGATCTCCTGCACGGCCAGCAGGGTGTCGATGGTCTCGCCGGACTGGCTCACCGCGACGTACAGCGTGTCGGGCTCGACGATCGGGTTGCGGTAGCGGAACTCGCTCGCGGCCTCCGCGTCGGCCGGGATCCGGGCCAGCTCCTCGAGCAGCGAGGCGCCCATCTGGCCCACGTAGTACGCCGATCCGCAGCCGAGGATCTTGACCCGGCGGATCGCGCGCAGTTCGCGGGCGTCGAGGTTGAGGCCGCCGAGGTGGCCGGTGCCGAAGCGCTCGTCCAGCCGGCCGCGGAGCACCGCCTCGGCGCGCGCGGGCTGCTCGAGGATCTCCTTGTGCATGAACGAGTCGTGCTCGCCGGCGTCGTACGACGCCGGGTCGACGTCGACCTGGCTGGCCCGGCGGTCGGTGGCCGAGAGACCGGTCGCGTCCAAGCGGTACGTCGTGAACCCGCCCGCCGTGACCGTGGCCATCTCGCCGTCGTCGAGGTGGGCGACCGTGGTCGTGTAGCGCACGAGCGCGGCCAGGTCGGAGGCGACGTGCATCTCGTGGTCGCCGACGCCGACGATCAGCGGGCTGCCGTTGCGGGCCACCACGAGCCGGTCGGGGAAGTCGGCGTGGGCCACCGCGATGCCGTACGTGCCCTCCACCCGGCCGAGCGCCTCGGCGACGCGCTGCTCGAGGGTCTTCGCGGACGAGCGCGCGACCAGGTGGGCGAGCACCTCGGTGTCGGTGTCGGAGACGAGGACGACGCCGTCGTCGGCGAGCTCGGCGCGCAGCGCGGAGGCGTTGTCGATGATGCCGTTGTGGACGACGGCGACCCGCGCGGCCGCGTCGGTGTGCGGGTGGGCGTTGACGTCGTTGGCGGGGCCGTGGGTCGCCCAGCGGGTGTGCCCGATCCCGATCTTCCCCCCGAACCGCTTGGGCAGCCCGTCGGCGAGGTCCCGCACCCGCCCGGCCTGCTTGGCCACCCTGAGCCCGCTGCTCCCGAGGACCGCGAGCCCGGCGGAGTCGTAGCCGCGGTGCTCGAGGCGGGTCAGCCCCTCCACCAGCAGGGGTGCCGCCTGCTGGGTGCCGATGTAGCCGACGATGCCGCACATGTGCTGTCTCCTTCTCCGCAGCCTTCGCTGCCTACCGGCGCTGCCTACTAGTACCAGTGCGCCGACCTACCCGTAGATGATCCGGCGGAGTTGGCGCTCCGACAGGTCCGGCGCCGCGACCACGGTGGTCCGCAACTCCACGCGGAGCCGGGCGAAGATCGCGTCGTTCCGCGCGCCCTGCGTCCTCAGCTCCCCATGCCGCCGCCGGACCCAGGCCTCCACCGTCTCGTCGTGGAAGGCGAGGACGTCCTGGATCAGCCGGACGGCCTCCGCGGTGCCCAGGCCGGTGCTGTCCCGGACGTGCTGGAGGAGCCGCGGTTCGACGTGCACCGGGTGAGCGTGCACCCATCGCGCGCCTTTCTCAAGTTCCTGCCCGAAATCGGGCAGATCGGGGACGTTCGTCCCGTAGGACGCGGCGCGCACAGGAGGTGGAGCGCAGGTACGCCGTGGGGCCCTGTCACCACGCCGGAGTGGAGCGGAGAGCGGGAGAATCCCGCAATTCCGACCCGTCGAGTGGGGGACGTGCTATCTTGGTGAACACAAGGTGAACAGGAGGTGACCCATGACCGACACGAACATGACCACGACGCATCTCGAGATGCGCTGGCTGCCCGTGACCGGCGCCGACGGACGTACCCGGATGGAGGCCGTCTGGGTCGAGGTCGGCCAGCCCGCGGCCGCGCATTCGCACGCTGCCTGACGCACGCGACTCTTTCGGAAGCCGCCCCCCGATCCCGGGGGGCGGCTTCCGTCGTTCGCCGGACTTTCGTTCGCCGTGACCCAGGTCACGCCTTGTCCCGGAATGGTTGACGTGTCACCATTGGTTGTCGTCTTTGAAGATTCAACCAAACCGACCTTCCCAGGAGCGAGCAGACATGTCCGAAAGCGCAGCCCTCACCGACATCAGCGGCGACTACACCCTCGACACCGCGCACAGCCGCCTGGGCTTCGTCGCTCGGCACGCGGTCGTCACCAAGGTCCGCGGCCAGTTCACCGACTGGAGCGCGACGGCCCACATCGACACCGCCGACCCCGCGGCCTCCTCGG harbors:
- a CDS encoding fibronectin type III domain-containing protein; translated protein: MKGVKLKKPTVTGATASFKVKWKRAARATTYKVKWKVPGGKPKKTKTRKTSHVIGGLAQGANYCVKVRALNGKRKGKWSKQICRTTPRLDPVQPVWVDQQQVQGASVAVNFRWNEVAGATSYELAYVPGEKDIQKHKKKKVVTVGATGTGTVSVPVGGLDPSQTYCFQVRPSGPKGTGAWGVAGCKYTTPTTRAAGGPLQVNMMTWNMCTAVCTGVHDWSLRKADAIARIGQIAPDAVATQESGQAIDDFDAMPDYDMACKVGDGAPNQPGLPAGAKNQGLLINNAKFTVIAGTANGYRFLPDTHGGCWVRVKDNATDRELILASVHLIQPAAGSDQLRLNQMAAFWSAIQADPSTTGLPIVLAGDYNSERNRALDGPRQHLNFFGFDDAFDVAEQYASLPYVNSFNNWTYPGPISLRWGAHVDRVFVPPGARVTSWRMEQPFANGPGTRQLSDHSPVRVTVEIP
- the glmS gene encoding glutamine--fructose-6-phosphate transaminase (isomerizing) gives rise to the protein MCGIVGYIGTQQAAPLLVEGLTRLEHRGYDSAGLAVLGSSGLRVAKQAGRVRDLADGLPKRFGGKIGIGHTRWATHGPANDVNAHPHTDAAARVAVVHNGIIDNASALRAELADDGVVLVSDTDTEVLAHLVARSSAKTLEQRVAEALGRVEGTYGIAVAHADFPDRLVVARNGSPLIVGVGDHEMHVASDLAALVRYTTTVAHLDDGEMATVTAGGFTTYRLDATGLSATDRRASQVDVDPASYDAGEHDSFMHKEILEQPARAEAVLRGRLDERFGTGHLGGLNLDARELRAIRRVKILGCGSAYYVGQMGASLLEELARIPADAEAASEFRYRNPIVEPDTLYVAVSQSGETIDTLLAVQEIQRKGGRVIGLVNVVGSAIARQVDGGIYLHAGPEVAVASTKALTNMYLAFAMLAVQLGRVRDLSIADGKRLIAGLTRIPEQIEQVLATEAELAVVAKRLAEAESLFFIGRVRGFPVAREGAQKFKEVSYRHAEAYQTSELKHGPLALISPDVPTVAIVPDDELVERNVAALHEIAARGGPLVVVTHEGVALGDLDGTLAGRIDVPRNERELDPILMTVPLQVLAYHAAQELGHDIDKPRNLAKSVTVE